A region of Bradysia coprophila strain Holo2 unplaced genomic scaffold, BU_Bcop_v1 contig_373, whole genome shotgun sequence DNA encodes the following proteins:
- the LOC119081910 gene encoding gastrula zinc finger protein XlCGF57.1-like isoform X2, with the protein MNAILESDEQTETNVVDAAIPDSLDDKSSKVESDDEDSSSSEYDFYKNVTEKQKKAALKHNECFVCKKRLGSFAIFKRHVMTHAKRKKFKCHLCPKSFSEGRYLEDHLLIHSGNFHTCNICHKNFANSRSLLGHIRIHTGEKRYKCEICDKAFTESSTRGKHMATHSTELPFGCDLCDKAFSRKSNLQRHAEIHVREKRKLTADDVGQECPICFKNVTGDFKRHVKYHEKAEQNTKIYSCDLCSASYTRFNNLQAHMWRHTGRKEYSCDICSKEFSHLSNVKKHMKIHSGDRKFVCDQCPRAFTMRSLLRRHLRTHSGEKKEKNFLCDLCSKSFTESGSLRFHMLTHTGIKSHVCDACPKAFYTKSELRKHQNVHQSPKPFKCDHCPSLFSHKHTLKKHMLTHEDKAETKGEGEEYLCDICSKKFTTKHSFRNHRNSHRFPSEFTCEICQKKFSKLYRLNSHIENIHSEKLYDCTICSKAFATMKRLKLHTDKHLIEKESLPCTLCQKVFRSTASLEKHFVKCKNAMRIPLHLATTTTTEYNNALNLSQSIYHRYSTLDGFSGHTTT; encoded by the exons ATGAATGCCATATTGGAATCAGATGAACAGAC TGAAACCAATGTGGTTGACGCAGCA aTTCCAGATTCGTTGGACGATAAATCATCCAAAGTGGAATCGGATGACGAGGACAGTTCGTCGTCCGAATATGACTTCTACAAAAATGTAactgaaaagcaaaaaaaggcTGCCCTGAAACACAACGAATGTTTCGTGTGCAAGAAGCGCTTGGGATCGTTTGCA ATTTTCAAGCGACATGTCATGACACACGCCAAGCGAAAGAAATTTAAGTGCCATCTCTGCCCGAAATCATTTTCAGAAGGCCGATACCTAGAAGACCATTTGCTGATCCATTCGGGAAACTTCCACACTTGCAATATTTGCCATAAGAATTTTGCCAATTCCAGAAGTCTGCTGGGTCACATTCGCATCCATACAG GTGAGAAGCGGTACAAATGCGAAATTTGCGACAAAGCGTTCACAGAATCCTCAACGAGGGGCAAGCATATGGCTACGCATAGCACAGAACTTCCATTCGGTTGTGACTTGTGCGACAAAGCGTTCAGCCGAAAGTCCAACTTGCAGAGGCATGCCGAAATCCATGTGAGGGAGAAAAGGAAACTGACGGCGGACGATGTGGGGCAGGAGTGCCCGATTTGCTTTAAGAATGTTACCGGCGATTTTAAGCGACACGTGAAATACCACGAGAAAGCCGAACAGAATACCAAAATTTATTCGTGTGATTTGTGCAGCGCCAGCTACACGCGATTCAACAATTTACAAGCCCATATGTGGAGGCACACGGGAAGGAAGGAGTATAGCTGTGATATTTGCTCCAAAGAGTTCAGCCACCTGTCAAACGTTAAGAAGCACATGAAGATCCATTCCGGGGATAGAAA ATTCGTTTGCGATCAGTGTCCACGCGCATTTACCATGCGTTCGTTATTACGACGTCATTTACGGACTCATTCCGGcgagaagaaagaaaagaatttcctGTGCGACCTGTGTTCGAAATCATTCACCGAAAGCGGTTCGCTACGTTTTCACATGTTGACGCATACAG GTATCAAATCGCATGTCTGTGATGCGTGCCCGAAAGCCTTTTATACCAAATCGGAGCTCCGAAAGCACCAAAACGTTCATCAATCGCCGAAGCCTTTCAAATGCGACCATTGTCCTTCGTTGTTTTCGCATAAGCATACCCTGAAGAAGCATATGCTTACGCATGAAGACAAAGCGGAAACAAAAG GCGAAGGTGAAGAGTACCTGTGTGACATCTGTTCGAAAAAGTTCACAACGAAACACAGTTTCCGAAATCACCGAAATAGCCACCGCTTTCCCAGCGAATTTACGTGCGAAATATGCCAGAAGAAATTCTCCAAACTCTACCGCTTGAACAGTCACATCGAAAACATTCACAGCGAAAAACTGTACGACTGCACGATATGCTCGAAAGCGTTCGCTACCATGAAACGGTTAAAATTGCACACCGACAAACATCTCATCGAAAAGGAATCGTTACCGTGCACCTTGTGCCAGAAAGTGTTCCGATCGACAGCCAGTCTGGAGAAACATTTCGTCAAGTGCAAAAATGCAATGCGAATTCCACTGCATTTGGCCACAACAACCACAACCGAGTACAATAATGCATTAAATCTTTCGCAGTCAATATACCATCGATATAGTACGCTCGATGGATTTTCCGGGCATACCACGACGTAa
- the LOC119081910 gene encoding gastrula zinc finger protein XlCGF57.1-like isoform X1 — protein sequence MNAILESDEQTENAAPGIDLAVGLETNVVDAAIPDSLDDKSSKVESDDEDSSSSEYDFYKNVTEKQKKAALKHNECFVCKKRLGSFAIFKRHVMTHAKRKKFKCHLCPKSFSEGRYLEDHLLIHSGNFHTCNICHKNFANSRSLLGHIRIHTGEKRYKCEICDKAFTESSTRGKHMATHSTELPFGCDLCDKAFSRKSNLQRHAEIHVREKRKLTADDVGQECPICFKNVTGDFKRHVKYHEKAEQNTKIYSCDLCSASYTRFNNLQAHMWRHTGRKEYSCDICSKEFSHLSNVKKHMKIHSGDRKFVCDQCPRAFTMRSLLRRHLRTHSGEKKEKNFLCDLCSKSFTESGSLRFHMLTHTGIKSHVCDACPKAFYTKSELRKHQNVHQSPKPFKCDHCPSLFSHKHTLKKHMLTHEDKAETKGEGEEYLCDICSKKFTTKHSFRNHRNSHRFPSEFTCEICQKKFSKLYRLNSHIENIHSEKLYDCTICSKAFATMKRLKLHTDKHLIEKESLPCTLCQKVFRSTASLEKHFVKCKNAMRIPLHLATTTTTEYNNALNLSQSIYHRYSTLDGFSGHTTT from the exons ATGAATGCCATATTGGAATCAGATGAACAGACCGAAAATGCTGCTCCCGGAATCGATCTGGCTGTAGGACTTGAAACCAATGTGGTTGACGCAGCA aTTCCAGATTCGTTGGACGATAAATCATCCAAAGTGGAATCGGATGACGAGGACAGTTCGTCGTCCGAATATGACTTCTACAAAAATGTAactgaaaagcaaaaaaaggcTGCCCTGAAACACAACGAATGTTTCGTGTGCAAGAAGCGCTTGGGATCGTTTGCA ATTTTCAAGCGACATGTCATGACACACGCCAAGCGAAAGAAATTTAAGTGCCATCTCTGCCCGAAATCATTTTCAGAAGGCCGATACCTAGAAGACCATTTGCTGATCCATTCGGGAAACTTCCACACTTGCAATATTTGCCATAAGAATTTTGCCAATTCCAGAAGTCTGCTGGGTCACATTCGCATCCATACAG GTGAGAAGCGGTACAAATGCGAAATTTGCGACAAAGCGTTCACAGAATCCTCAACGAGGGGCAAGCATATGGCTACGCATAGCACAGAACTTCCATTCGGTTGTGACTTGTGCGACAAAGCGTTCAGCCGAAAGTCCAACTTGCAGAGGCATGCCGAAATCCATGTGAGGGAGAAAAGGAAACTGACGGCGGACGATGTGGGGCAGGAGTGCCCGATTTGCTTTAAGAATGTTACCGGCGATTTTAAGCGACACGTGAAATACCACGAGAAAGCCGAACAGAATACCAAAATTTATTCGTGTGATTTGTGCAGCGCCAGCTACACGCGATTCAACAATTTACAAGCCCATATGTGGAGGCACACGGGAAGGAAGGAGTATAGCTGTGATATTTGCTCCAAAGAGTTCAGCCACCTGTCAAACGTTAAGAAGCACATGAAGATCCATTCCGGGGATAGAAA ATTCGTTTGCGATCAGTGTCCACGCGCATTTACCATGCGTTCGTTATTACGACGTCATTTACGGACTCATTCCGGcgagaagaaagaaaagaatttcctGTGCGACCTGTGTTCGAAATCATTCACCGAAAGCGGTTCGCTACGTTTTCACATGTTGACGCATACAG GTATCAAATCGCATGTCTGTGATGCGTGCCCGAAAGCCTTTTATACCAAATCGGAGCTCCGAAAGCACCAAAACGTTCATCAATCGCCGAAGCCTTTCAAATGCGACCATTGTCCTTCGTTGTTTTCGCATAAGCATACCCTGAAGAAGCATATGCTTACGCATGAAGACAAAGCGGAAACAAAAG GCGAAGGTGAAGAGTACCTGTGTGACATCTGTTCGAAAAAGTTCACAACGAAACACAGTTTCCGAAATCACCGAAATAGCCACCGCTTTCCCAGCGAATTTACGTGCGAAATATGCCAGAAGAAATTCTCCAAACTCTACCGCTTGAACAGTCACATCGAAAACATTCACAGCGAAAAACTGTACGACTGCACGATATGCTCGAAAGCGTTCGCTACCATGAAACGGTTAAAATTGCACACCGACAAACATCTCATCGAAAAGGAATCGTTACCGTGCACCTTGTGCCAGAAAGTGTTCCGATCGACAGCCAGTCTGGAGAAACATTTCGTCAAGTGCAAAAATGCAATGCGAATTCCACTGCATTTGGCCACAACAACCACAACCGAGTACAATAATGCATTAAATCTTTCGCAGTCAATATACCATCGATATAGTACGCTCGATGGATTTTCCGGGCATACCACGACGTAa
- the LOC119081911 gene encoding 2-amino-3-carboxymuconate-6-semialdehyde decarboxylase-like: protein MTARKAIDAWCQMAVPDFLRKIPEVKRLLIQSKTPMAAMEKGLTAEQTISLMDKAGVDRLCLSAWYRPGHHTVISNEMIYEWTKKYPERFIGIGGVDLLRPRSACTELERAVKDYGFKGLRVIPWLWNLPPNDKHYYPLFVKCIELDIPFFTQVGHTGPLMPSETGRPIPYLDEVALTFPELRIVGGHIGYPWTNEMISMCWKHENVYLDTSAYLPAYYPSELIHYMKTYGQDKVCYGTNFPQLQWKQTMEQVVALKLSPEIEDKFLYKNICKILKL, encoded by the exons ATGACGGCAAGAAAAGCGATCGATGCTTGGTGTCAGATGGCTGTGCCGGattttttaaggaaaattcCTGAAGTTAAAAGACTTTTGATTCAGTCGAAAACACCTATGGCTGCAATGGAAAAAGGGTTAACTGCCGAACAGACTATCAGTTTGATGGACAAAGCCGGTGTTGATAGACTTTGTCTCAGTGCATGGTATAGACCGGGCCATCACACGGTGATTAGTAACGAAATGATTTACGAATGGACAAAGAAATATCCGGAGAGGTTCATTGGAATCGGAGGAGTTGATTTGCTTCGACCGAGGTCCGCCTGTACGGAATTGGAGAGAGCAGTGAAAGACTATGGTTTCAAAGGACTTCGTGTTATTCCGTGGCTATGGAATCTGCCTCCGAACGATAAGCACTATTATCCGTTGTTCGTTAAATGCATCGAGTTGGACATTCCATTCTTTACTCAAGTTGGTCACACGG gtcCCCTGATGCCATCTGAAACTGGCCGACCAATTCCATACTTGGACGAAGTGGCATTGACATTTCCCGAACTGAGAATTGTCGGAGGCCACATTGGTTATCCATGGACCAATGAAATGATAAGCATGTGTTGGAAGCATGAAAATGTCTACTTAGACACGTCCGCCTATCTGCCTGCGTATTATCCATCGGAattgattcattacatgaaaACGTACGGCCAGGACAAGGTGTGTTATGGAACTAATTTTCCGCAACTGCAGTGGAAACAAACAATGGAACAGGTTGTCGCTCTAAAATTGTCGCCGGAGATTGAggataaatttttgtacaaaaatatttgcaaaattcttaaattataA
- the LOC119082014 gene encoding uncharacterized protein LOC119082014 — protein MTDYLGLSNVSLDDAMIQYAYNGYGMVYIEHAWKEFKEFYNCQETPTELFDRFWDDIMPNLKNYEMIRNAPVIAESLSRIHNPRTYPPRPPRVHDNVKEISLFEFTKQQNEAMERKMFNDPKMLALKTHCLDYINKLRADPHTQPEKNQVPTNRGSLHIIDQSVLEQRVRPSSSDSRVERMTCISLDLTSSSSPEMDQPTITHVRQSLIDSDVERTSRVSQGSANRSSMSGSDTPIGRMSRRGTPSNILL, from the exons ATGACTGATTATTTGGGACTGAGTAACGTTTCGCTGGACGATGCGATGATTCAGTATGCGTACAATGGGTATGGTATGGTCTACATCGAACACGCTTGGAAAGAATTTAAGGAGTTCTATAATTGCCAAGAAACGCCGACCGAATTGTTTGACAGATTTTGGGACGACATTATGCCGAACctcaaaaattacgaaatgaTACGGAATGCACCTGTGATTGCGGAGAGTTTATCACGTATTCATAATCCACGGACGTATCCACCACGTCCTCCAAGAGTT CACGATAATGTAAAGGAGATATCGCTATTCGAGTTCACAAAACAACAGAATGAAGCAATGGAACGAAAGATGTTTAACGATCCAAAGATGTTGGCATTGAAAACTCATTGTCTCGATTATATCAATAAACTCCGAGCTGACCCACATACTCAGCCTGAAAAGAATCAAGTTCCAACGAACCGTGGATCTTTGCACATAATAGATCAATCAGTATTGGAACAACGTGTTCGGCCGTCGTCAAGCGATTCCCGGGTTGAACGAATGACTTGTATAAGTCTTGATTTAACAAGCAGCAGTTCTCCCGAGATGGATCAACCAACAATAACACATGTTCGACAATCGCTAATAGATTCCGATGTTGAACGAACGAGTCGTGTAAGTCAAGGCTCAGCAAATCGCAGCTCTATGTCTGGAAGCGATACCCCGATTGGAAGAATGAGTCGTCGTGGAA CACCCAGTAACATactattgtaa
- the LOC119081912 gene encoding uncharacterized protein LOC119081912 isoform X2 gives MTDYLGLSNVSLDDAMIQYAYNGYGMVYIEHAWKEFKEFYNCQETPTELFDRFWDDIMPNLKNYEMIRNAPVIAESLSRIHNPRTYPPRPPRVHDNVKEISLFEFTKQQNEAMERKMFNDPKMLALKTHCLDYINKLRADPHTQPEKNQVPTNRGSLHIIDQSVLEQRVRPSSSDSPIGRMSRRVSQNPTSSSSLPGINQLTMERSIQQFSNHCQMSRGTQKRVSRDSTSQRSTSERSTADSIIVLDLTESTSESESETPRKRRRSADGE, from the exons ATGACTGATTATTTGGGACTGAGTAACGTTTCGCTGGACGATGCGATGATTCAGTATGCGTACAATGGGTATGGTATGGTCTACATCGAACACGCTTGGAAAGAATTTAAGGAGTTCTATAATTGCCAAGAAACGCCGACCGAATTGTTTGACAGATTTTGGGACGACATTATGCCGAACctcaaaaattacgaaatgaTACGGAATGCACCTGTGATTGCGGAGAGTTTATCACGTATTCATAATCCACGGACGTATCCACCACGTCCTCCAAGAGTT CACGATAATGTAAAGGAGATATCGCTATTCGAGTTCACAAAACAACAGAATGAAGCAATGGAACGAAAGATGTTTAACGATCCAAAGATGTTGGCATTGAAAACTCATTGTCTCGATTATATCAATAAACTCCGAGCTGACCCACATACTCAGCCTGAAAAGAATCAAGTTCCAACGAACCGTGGATCTTTGCACATAATAGATCAATCAGTATTGGAACAACGTGTTCGGCCGTCGTCAAGCGATT CCCCGATTGGAAGAATGAGTCGTCGTGTAAGTCAAAATCCAACAAGCAGTTCTTCATTGCCTGGAATTAATCAATTAACCATGGAACGAAGTATTCAGCAATTTTCTAACCATTGCCAGATGAGTCGTGGAACACAGAAGCGTGTAAGTCGAGATTCAACAAGCCAGCGTTCAACGTCTGAAAGATCAACTGCCGATTCGATAATTGTTCTTGATTTAACTGAGAGCACCAGTGAAAGTGAGAGTGAAACTCCTCGTAAAAGACGTCGCAGTGCTGACGGAGAATAA
- the LOC119081912 gene encoding uncharacterized protein LOC119081912 isoform X1 — translation MTDYLGLSNVSLDDAMIQYAYNGYGMVYIEHAWKEFKEFYNCQETPTELFDRFWDDIMPNLKNYEMIRNAPVIAESLSRIHNPRTYPPRPPRVHDNVKEISLFEFTKQQNEAMERKMFNDPKMLALKTHCLDYINKLRADPHTQPEKNQVPTNRGSLHIIDQSVLEQRVRPSSSDSRVERMTCISLDLTSSSSPEMDQPTITHVRQSLIDSDVERTSRVSQGSANRSSMSGSDTPIGRMSRRVSQNPTSSSSLPGINQLTMERSIQQFSNHCQMSRGTQKRVSRDSTSQRSTSERSTADSIIVLDLTESTSESESETPRKRRRSADGE, via the exons ATGACTGATTATTTGGGACTGAGTAACGTTTCGCTGGACGATGCGATGATTCAGTATGCGTACAATGGGTATGGTATGGTCTACATCGAACACGCTTGGAAAGAATTTAAGGAGTTCTATAATTGCCAAGAAACGCCGACCGAATTGTTTGACAGATTTTGGGACGACATTATGCCGAACctcaaaaattacgaaatgaTACGGAATGCACCTGTGATTGCGGAGAGTTTATCACGTATTCATAATCCACGGACGTATCCACCACGTCCTCCAAGAGTT CACGATAATGTAAAGGAGATATCGCTATTCGAGTTCACAAAACAACAGAATGAAGCAATGGAACGAAAGATGTTTAACGATCCAAAGATGTTGGCATTGAAAACTCATTGTCTCGATTATATCAATAAACTCCGAGCTGACCCACATACTCAGCCTGAAAAGAATCAAGTTCCAACGAACCGTGGATCTTTGCACATAATAGATCAATCAGTATTGGAACAACGTGTTCGGCCGTCGTCAAGCGATTCCCGGGTTGAACGAATGACTTGTATAAGTCTTGATTTAACAAGCAGCAGTTCTCCCGAGATGGATCAACCAACAATAACACATGTTCGACAATCGTTAATAGATTCCGATGTTGAACGAACGAGTCGTGTAAGTCAAGGCTCAGCAAATCGCAGCTCTATGTCTGGAAGCGATACCCCGATTGGAAGAATGAGTCGTCGTGTAAGTCAAAATCCAACAAGCAGTTCTTCATTGCCTGGAATTAATCAATTAACCATGGAACGAAGTATTCAGCAATTTTCTAACCATTGCCAGATGAGTCGTGGAACACAGAAGCGTGTAAGTCGAGATTCAACAAGCCAGCGTTCAACGTCTGAAAGATCAACTGCCGATTCGATAATTGTTCTTGATTTAACTGAGAGCACCAGTGAAAGTGAGAGTGAAACTCCTCGTAAAAGACGTCGCAGTGCTGACGGAGAATAA
- the LOC119081913 gene encoding uncharacterized protein LOC119081913, which translates to MNVKAIGVIFALLFAVTAAESDQEYWIEQGEQNAIRDLDQWPDAVTALNDNNPTPVNEQLAFWKSQVDDGVTNMDEFIPTLISIVDRINSLAAGEPNDIRRGELQTILRQIDGQRDNKSYYLLDGAVQWIANRLDSLQAGGERANDLVSQLTEAQTSVAKLRDELDSNAQNYVRAITKIQKLKEDIAANIVEIRAIASALLDALQSSVLLQNAGATNEFVKSITA; encoded by the exons atGAACGTGAAAGCTATAGGGGTCATTTTTGCATTACTCTTCGCTG TCACAGCAGCAGAAAGTGATCAAGAATATTGGATCGAGCAGGGCGAACAAAATGCTATCAGAGATCTTGATCAATGGCCAGACGCCGTTACTGCACTCAATGATAACAATCCAACACCTGTTAATGAGCAACTGGCATTCTGGAAGTCACAAGTTGATGATGGCGTGACTAACATGGACGAATTCATTCCGACACTCATCTCTATTGTCGATAGAATCAATTCGCTGGCTGCCGGTGAGCCCAATGACATTCGTCGTGGTGAACTGCAAACGATTTTGCGGCAAATTGATGGTCAACGTGATAACAAATCCTATTATTTACTTGATGGTGCCGTTCAGTGGATTGCGAACAGACTTGATTCGCTTCAGGCTGGAGGTGAACGTGCTAACGATTTGGTGTCTCAGCTTACAGAAGCTCAAACGTCTGTGGCAAAATTACGAGATGAACTTGATAGCAATGCTCAAAATTACGTACGGGCCATaacgaaaattcaaaagttgaaAGAAGATATTGCTGCGAATATTGTTG AAATTCGTGCCATAGCTAGTGCCTTGTTGGATGCATTACAAAGCTCCGTATTGTTACAGAATGCAGGAGCAACCAATGAATTCGTCAAATCTATTACTGCTTAA
- the LOC119081917 gene encoding proteasome subunit beta type-2 gives METILGIKGPDFVMLAADCTHAHSIIMMKEDVEKIHKISDKLLMATIGESGDTDQFTQYISKNLALYRMRNGYELTPKAAAHFTRKNLAEYLRSRTPYHVNLFVAGYDEKEGGELHYIDYLANAKSLDYGGHGYGGMFCASIFDRYHHAKITQDEAYDIFKKCVKEIQKRLIINLANFKVTVVDKNGIRNLPDITAANLIDYVP, from the exons ATGGAGACAATATTGGGAATCAAGGGACCGGATTTTGTAATGCTAGCTGCAGATTGCACACACGCCCACTCCATTATCATGATGAAAGAAG ATGTCGAAAAGATCCATAAAATATCGGATAAACTGTTGATGGCCACCATTGGTGAATCGGGCGACACTGATCAGTTTACGCAGTACATTTCAAAGAATCTGGCACTTTATCGAATGCGAAACGGGTATGAGCTGACCCCGAAAGCAGCGGCCCATTTTACGCGAAAAAATTTGGCCGAATATCTGAGAAGCCGTACGCCGTATCATGTCAACTTATTTGTTGCTGGCTACGATGAAAAGGAAGGCGGTGAATTGCACTACATCGACTATCTGGCCAATGCTAAGTCTCTCGATTACGGTGGTCATGGCTATGGGGGAATGTTCTGTGCCAGTATCTTTGACCGGTATCACCATGCGA AGATTACCCAGGATGAGGCGTATGATATCTTCAAGAAATGCGTCAAGGAGATCCAGAAACGTTTGATTATTAATTTGGCCAACTTCAAGGTAACGGTGGTCGATAAGAATGGAATCAGAAATTTGCCCGACATCACCGCTGCAAATTTAATCGATTATGTCCCTTAA
- the LOC119081914 gene encoding sodium-dependent nutrient amino acid transporter 1-like, producing MKTGGYKQYIESFILSLKICKPKSSQSDEHNVEVPAADVESDNKRDSWGNGWEFLMSCISLSVGLGNVWRFPFTCLDNGGGAFVIPYVIVLFLVGKPVYYLEMVIGQFSSRSSIKAFDLCPITRGIGVGQVLATTMATGYYASILAIIIRYFVASFYPVLPWSHCKSEWGGGTCIDSASSEVYNRTTDATSSAELYFYKEVLKEKETILDGAGAPDLQLSMYLGLAWILVSLIMVKGIKSSGKASYFLAIFPYVIMAVLFVRAVTLPGAANGIAYLFKPQWKELTNPRVWYAAVSQVFFSLAICFGNIIMLSSYNRFSHNIHRDATVVTLLDTFTSLFSATIIFGILGNLAYENGSDDIQSVVAGDTGLAFVSYPNAISKFQTVPQLFSVLFFFMLFVLGIGSNVGMNSCLYTVIKDRFVHLAPWKIVVPVAIAQFFIGLMYVTPGGQHLLRFIDFYGVSFIAFLLGISQMITFGWIYGVNRIALDIEFMLGIKTGWYWRLCWAIITPALMTAIFVYNLIMFEPVTYKGHEYPHYAYAIGWVISAVGIMQLPFWALYAVYQQKGDTLMEKIKGALKPTDDWGPKDAELKRTYDQMISSQSKTTTIYDKIKNNIFG from the exons ATGAAAACGGGAGGCTACAAACAGTACATTGAGTCGTTCATTTTGTCGCTGAAGATTTGCAAGCCAAAGTCAAGCCAATCTGATGAACATAATGTAGAG GTTCCAGCGGCTGATGTTGAAAGTGACAATAAACGAGATTCTTGGGGAAATGGTTGGGAATTTCTGATGTCTTGCATATCTTTATCAGTGGGACTGGGCAATGTATGGAGATTTCCATTCACCTGCTTAGACAATGGCg GTGGTGCGTTTGTTATACCCTACGTTATCGTGCTATTTTTGGTAGGCAAACCAGTATATTATCTAGAAATGGTTATCGGACAGTTCTCCAGCAGAAGCAGCATCAAAGCATTCGATTTGTGCCCTATAACAAGAG GAATTGGCGTTGGACAAGTTCTTGCAACAACCATGGCCACCGGTTACTATGCATCTATATTGGCAATCATAATTCGCTATTTCGTTGCATCGTTTTATCCAGTGTTGCCATGGAGTCATTGCAAAAGTGAGTGGGGTGGTGGAACATGCATCGATTCTGCTTCTTCAGAAGTATACAACCGAACCACTGATGCTACCTCATCGGCAGAATTGTATTTTTA TAAAGAAGTTCTAAAGGAAAAAGAAACGATTTTGGATGGTGCTGGCGCGCCCGACTTACAACTATCTATGTACTTAGGTTTGGCATGGATCTTAGTGTCGTTGATCATGGTTAAGGGAATCAAAAGCTCTGGCAAAGCGTCGTACTTCTTAGCGATTTTTCCTTATGTTATCATGGCGGTTTTATTTGTCCGTGCCGTTACTTTACCTGGTGCAGCCAATGGTATTGCGTACTTATTCAAGCCGCAATGGAAAGAGTTAACCAATCCGAGG GTCTGGTACGCTGCAGTGTCGCAGGTGTTTTTTTCGTTGGCAATTTGCTTCGGAAACATCATAATGTTGTCCTCTTACAACAGATTCTCGCATAATATTCACAG AGATGCGACTGTGGTCACATTGCTAGACACGTTCACATCACTCTTTTCAGCGACGataattttcggaattttggGTAATTTAGCTTACGAAAACGGTTCCGACGACATTCAATCAGTGGTGGCCGGTGACACCGGCCTAGCGTTTGTGTCTTATCCGAATGCAATTTCAAAGTTTCAAACTGTGCCGCAGTTGTTTTCGGTTCTATTTTTCTTTATGCTCTTCGTCCTGGGCATCGGCAGTAATGTCGGCATGAACTCTTGCTTGTACACTGTAATTAAGGACCGATTTGTGCATTTGGCACCGTGGAAAATTGTTGTGCCCGTAGCCATTGCACAGTTTTTCATCGGACTGATGTATGTAACTCCG GGCGGTCAACATTTACTTCGGTTCATCGATTTTTACGGTGTGTCGTTCATTGCATTCCTATTGGGCATCTCTCAAATGATAACGTTCGGTTGGATATACGGTGTGAATCGAATAGCGTTGGATATTGAATTTATGTTGGGCATAAAGACGGGATGGTATTGGAGACTATGTTGGGCAATTATTACACCGGCACTAATGACAGCCATTTTCGTTTACAATCTGATTATGTTTGAGCCGGTGACTTATAAGGGCCACGAATATCCACATTATGCGTATG CAATCGGATGGGTAATATCTGCTGTGGGTATTATGCAGTTACCCTTCTGGGCGCTGTATGCTGTGTACCAACAAAAAGGTGACACTCTCATGGAG AAAATCAAAGGGGCACTCAAGCCAACAGACGACTGGGGTCCAAAAGATGCAGAGCTGAAGCGTACATATGACCAAATGATATCGTCTCAATCGAAGACGACGACGATATACGACAAgattaaaaacaatattttcggataa